Proteins found in one Crassostrea angulata isolate pt1a10 chromosome 3, ASM2561291v2, whole genome shotgun sequence genomic segment:
- the LOC128176622 gene encoding uncharacterized protein LOC128176622 isoform X1: MSRWHGTLLLAVVFTAHNFDGNDSNRTEVLNIGDTLRLSEKTNINTCYNVNTGGPVELPWTIRGTNDGGLYRCFDINNLYYPIEPTDYYVMVFIRHEVSSVTASGDICADNSSSNSMCLTIEEGAYTTLWCNATDGYPTPIVRWFIREISKIGYKDTDLGIEGPLLIHKISYECTSLLVCKVGNYINKEKESTVEKLINVYVGRQPNAAITTLKDGKPQNSNTNISICPRDGMVFSCNVMNTSPPPDVVIRWNMSDIYILTWNFTLNSAWNTAAYFTLSSNVSITCRTKFESIIQHATNLPNATIEWKNIDLDCVSYIKCEATNMFGKDIKTLNLMKGQCQD, translated from the exons ATGTCTCGCTGGCATGGAACTTTGCTTCTTGCTGTTGTGTTCACAG ctCACAATTTTGATGGCAACGACTCAAACAGAACTGAAGTTTTAAACATAGGGGATACGTTAAGGTTATCA GAAAAGACAAATATTAATACTTGCTACAACGTCAATACCGGTGGACCAGTTGAGTTACCATGGACAATTAGAGGCACCAATGATGGTGGATTATACAGAtgttttgatatcaataatCTGTATTATCCAATCGAACCTACGGATTATTATGTAATGGTTTTCATACGTC ATGAAGTGTCTAGTGTAACTGCATCAGGTGATATATGTGCGGATAACAG CTCTTCAAATTCAATGTGCTTAACAATTGAGGAAGGGGCGTACACAACTCTTTGGTGCAACGCAACTGATGGTTACCCAACCCCTATAGTGAGATGGTTCATACGTGAAATCAGCAAAATCGGATATAAAG ACACAGATCTTGGTATTGAAGGACCGTTACTCATTCATAAAATTTCTTATGAATGCACCTCTCTTCTTGTTTGTAAAGTCGGTAATTACATTAATAAAGAAAAGGAATCAACGGTGGAAAAGTTGATAAATGTTTACGTTGGGC gtCAGCCAAATGCTGCCATTACAACTTTAAAAGATGGAAAACCGCAAAACAGTAACACCAACATATCTATTTGCCCAAGAGATGGAATGGTGTTCAGTTGTAATGTTATGAATACCTCCCCACCCCCTGACGTGGTAATAAGATGGAACATGAGCGATATTTACATCTTAACTTggaattttactttgaattcTGCTTGGAATACTGCTGCATATTTTACGCTTTCGTCGAACGTTTCTATTACTTGCAGAACAAAGTTTGAAAGTATTATTCAACATGCTACAAACCTCCCTAATGCGACAATCGAGTGGAAGAACATCGATTTGGATTGTGTGAGTTATATTAAATGCGAAGCGACCAACATGTTTGGGAAAGATATCAAAACACTAAATCTGATGAAAGGTCAATGCCAAGACTGA
- the LOC128176622 gene encoding uncharacterized protein LOC128176622 isoform X3 produces the protein MSRWHGTLLLAVVFTAHNFDGNDSNRTEVLNIGDTLRLSEKTNINTCYNVNTGGPVELPWTIRGTNDGGLYRCFDINNLYYPIEPTDYYVMVFIRRQPNAAITTLKDGKPQNSNTNISICPRDGMVFSCNVMNTSPPPDVVIRWNMSDIYILTWNFTLNSAWNTAAYFTLSSNVSITCRTKFESIIQHATNLPNATIEWKNIDLDCVSYIKCEATNMFGKDIKTLNLMKGQCQD, from the exons ATGTCTCGCTGGCATGGAACTTTGCTTCTTGCTGTTGTGTTCACAG ctCACAATTTTGATGGCAACGACTCAAACAGAACTGAAGTTTTAAACATAGGGGATACGTTAAGGTTATCA GAAAAGACAAATATTAATACTTGCTACAACGTCAATACCGGTGGACCAGTTGAGTTACCATGGACAATTAGAGGCACCAATGATGGTGGATTATACAGAtgttttgatatcaataatCTGTATTATCCAATCGAACCTACGGATTATTATGTAATGGTTTTCATACGTC gtCAGCCAAATGCTGCCATTACAACTTTAAAAGATGGAAAACCGCAAAACAGTAACACCAACATATCTATTTGCCCAAGAGATGGAATGGTGTTCAGTTGTAATGTTATGAATACCTCCCCACCCCCTGACGTGGTAATAAGATGGAACATGAGCGATATTTACATCTTAACTTggaattttactttgaattcTGCTTGGAATACTGCTGCATATTTTACGCTTTCGTCGAACGTTTCTATTACTTGCAGAACAAAGTTTGAAAGTATTATTCAACATGCTACAAACCTCCCTAATGCGACAATCGAGTGGAAGAACATCGATTTGGATTGTGTGAGTTATATTAAATGCGAAGCGACCAACATGTTTGGGAAAGATATCAAAACACTAAATCTGATGAAAGGTCAATGCCAAGACTGA
- the LOC128176622 gene encoding uncharacterized protein LOC128176622 isoform X2 yields MSRWHGTLLLAVVFTAHNFDGNDSNRTEVLNIGDTLRLSEKTNINTCYNVNTGGPVELPWTIRGTNDGGLYRCFDINNLYYPIEPTDYYVMVFIRHEVSSVTASGDICADNSSSNSMCLTIEEGAYTTLWCNATDGYPTPIVRWFIREISKIGYKDTDLGIEGPLLIHKISYECTSLLVCKVGNYINKEKESTVEKLINVYVGRQPNAAITTLKDGKPQNSNTNISICPRDGMVFSCNVMNTSPPPDVNKV; encoded by the exons ATGTCTCGCTGGCATGGAACTTTGCTTCTTGCTGTTGTGTTCACAG ctCACAATTTTGATGGCAACGACTCAAACAGAACTGAAGTTTTAAACATAGGGGATACGTTAAGGTTATCA GAAAAGACAAATATTAATACTTGCTACAACGTCAATACCGGTGGACCAGTTGAGTTACCATGGACAATTAGAGGCACCAATGATGGTGGATTATACAGAtgttttgatatcaataatCTGTATTATCCAATCGAACCTACGGATTATTATGTAATGGTTTTCATACGTC ATGAAGTGTCTAGTGTAACTGCATCAGGTGATATATGTGCGGATAACAG CTCTTCAAATTCAATGTGCTTAACAATTGAGGAAGGGGCGTACACAACTCTTTGGTGCAACGCAACTGATGGTTACCCAACCCCTATAGTGAGATGGTTCATACGTGAAATCAGCAAAATCGGATATAAAG ACACAGATCTTGGTATTGAAGGACCGTTACTCATTCATAAAATTTCTTATGAATGCACCTCTCTTCTTGTTTGTAAAGTCGGTAATTACATTAATAAAGAAAAGGAATCAACGGTGGAAAAGTTGATAAATGTTTACGTTGGGC gtCAGCCAAATGCTGCCATTACAACTTTAAAAGATGGAAAACCGCAAAACAGTAACACCAACATATCTATTTGCCCAAGAGATGGAATGGTGTTCAGTTGTAATGTTATGAATACCTCCCCACCCCCTGACGTG AACAAAGTTTGA
- the LOC128176888 gene encoding ADAMTS-like protein 4 has translation MKTQVQSSHQISDRWSAWSEWSACNADCGTGVSSRTRECLENTRACTSESIKYKVCNRQECAHDQQTLRQRQCSAHNEKKFGGRNYRWQPYDLGDGDCDLTCRADRYGFYNTFPEHAQNGALCNTNQGSVCLEGVCTEVGCDDVVGSQTTLDLCGVCNGDGSTCRIVKDVFETKKLEYGYNKVGTLPAGATGINITQLGQSRNYIALRISNGRYFINGNRRLSRDGKYDAAGSVFRYHRYNSRHLNQCPGECILSKGPTTEPIDIMVLSFGHNPGIFYQFSVPHGSEPSHEAAIIVEGDFRGSHNVDHHPAPQNNSSSQNETTSHNHRRHHHRHHHSNTPSAMPGYTQSFTFMEKKNTGSNGLTDALKESKTFFKTQSDNVNIGSSIGDNVIPNSDGFRWQVTGYTPCSATCGQGTKKPFLDCFYGNSKVEEKNCLMATKPVLGSQPCVLKSCPKWENQVRFVKSRWQPSDWSDCSVTCGVGQQTRKLMCVHEISPNVLISVVDNDCLGLDRPNTTQPCQAVPCYKWASGRWSQCSVTCGRGERMRSVTCMSQEGRRVLSDFCDPIEKPEDKSDCSYGQCRTETVSSVYVSMKSWYVTEWGNDCPVECGEGKQTREVVCYGTNTNTDPRRSCLQRDKPDTERSCQSRRTCYGTWFSGPWEKCNATCGSGYQNRDVVCIQNTGSGRFTIVSDYSCTWSDKPENVKPCQSEQACGPQWFMSNWGECSVTCGKGRKSRDIQCLDTYGVPSNRCDIRQKPTEVELCKQSPCTSQTVSDSGCRDRYSKCNLVVRRNLCDHVFYMNVCCSSCSRWKS, from the exons ATGAAGACACAAG tCCAATCGTCACATCAGATCAGTGACAGATGGAGCGCGTGGAGTGAGTGGTCAGCTTGTAACGCAGACTGTGGGACCGGGGTGTCGTCAAGAACAAGGGAGTGTCTAGAAAA cacACGAGCGTGTACATCAGAGAGTATCAAATATAAAGTCTGCAATAGACAG GAGTGCGCGCATGATCAGCAAACACTTCGACAGCGACAGTGTTCGGCGCACAATGAGAAAAAGTTCGGAGGCAGAAACTACAGATGGCAGCCATACGACTTAG GGGATGGTGATTGTGACCTGACGTGCAGGGCAGACAGATATGGTTTCTACAATACATTTCCAGAGCATGCGCAAAACGGTGCTTTATGTAATACAAATCAGGGTTCGGTGTGCCTTGAGGGAGTCTGTACC GAAGTTGGATGTGACGATGTGGTTGGTTCTCAAACAACGCTTGATTTATGTGGCGTCTGCAATGGCGACGGGTCAACTTGCCGTATTGTAAAGGATGTATTTGAGACCAAGAAATTGGAGTACGGCTACAATAAGGTTGGAACTCTGCCTGCTGGTGCCACTGGCATCAATATAACGCAACTGGGTCAGAGTAGGAACTACATCG CATTGCGAATATCCAATGGCAGATATTTCATAAACGGTAACCGGCGTTTATCACGTGATGGGAAGTACGATGCAGCTGGCTCGGTCTTCCGGTACCATCGGTATAACAGCAGACATTTGAACCAATGTCCAGGAGAATGTATCCTATCGAAAGGTCCGACCACTGAACCAATCGACATAATG GTTCTTTCCTTTGGCCACAACCCAGGAATATTTTACCAGTTCAGTGTACCGCATGGTTCTGAGCCATCGCACGAGGCGGCTATAATCGTAGAGGGCGATTTCCGGGGAAGCCACAATGTTGACCACCATCCCGCACCCCAAAATAACAGTAGTTCTCAGAACGAGACTACGTCACATAATCATCGACgtcatcatcatcgtcatcaccaCTCCAACACCCCCAGTGCTATGCCAGGATACACGCAAAGCTTCACATTCATGGAGAAAAAGAATACAGGATCGAATGGTTTAACTGATGCTTTGAAGGAatccaaaacattttttaaaacacagtcTGACAATGTTAACATAGGTTCTTCTATTGGTGATAACGTTATACCGAATTCCGATGGATTCCGATGGCAAGTTACCGGATATACACCATGCTCAGCAACTTGCGGTCAAG gTACAAAGAAACCTTTCTTGGATTGTTTCTATGGAAATTCAAAAGTGGAAGAAAAGAATTGTTTAATGGCAACAAAACCTGTTTTGGGTTCACAACCCTGTGTATTGAAGTCTTGTCCGAAATGGGAAAACCA agtACGATTTGTGAAGAG TCGATGGCAGCCTTCTGATTGGTCAGATTGCAGTGTCACGTGTGGTGTCGGACAACAGACTAGGAAGTTGATGTGTGTTCACGAAATATCACCCAATGTCCTGATATCTGTCGTAGACAATGACTGCCTCGGTCTGGACCGACCAAATACAACACAACCATGCCAGGCGGTGCCTTGTTATAAATGGGCGTCCGGCAGATGGTCACAG TGCTCCGTGACATGTGGACGCGGAGAGCGCATGCGCAGTGTAACGTGTATGTCACAGGAAGGTAGACGTGTCTTGAGTGACTTCTGTGATCCAATTGAAAAACCAGAAGACAAGTCAGACTGTAGTTATGGCCAATGTAGAACAGAAACTGTGTCGTCTGTTTACGTAAGCATGAAGTCTTGGTACGTCACAGAATGGGGAAATGAC TGTCCGGTTGAATGTGGAGAGGGTAAACAGACCAGGGAAGTTGTATGCTACGGAACAAACACTAACACTGACCCCAGAAGAAGTTGCCTTCAGCGTGACAAGCCCGACACAGAACGGTCCTGTCAATCTAGGCGCACCTGTTACGGAACTTGGTTCAGCGGACCGTGGGAAAAG TGTAATGCTACTTGCGGTAGTGGCTATCAGAACAGAGATGTGGTCTGTATACAAAATACCGGAAGCGGAAGGTTTACGATAGTTTCCGACTACAGCTGTACATGGTCAGACAAACCGGAAAACGTCAAACCGTGCCAGTCCGAACAAGCTTGCGGTCCTCAATGGTTCATGTCTAACTGGGGAGAG tGTTCTGTTACTTGTGGAAAGGGTCGTAAATCACGTGATATTCAATGCTTGGATACTTATGGCGTGCCTAGCAACAGATGCGATATTCGACAGAAACCAACTGAAGTAGAATTATGTAAGCAAAGTCCCTGTACAAGTCAAACAGTCTCag aTTCTGGATGTCGGGATCGgtattcaaaatgtaatttaGTGGTGAGAAGAAACTTGTGTGATCACGTGTTTTATATGAACGTCTGCTGCAGCTCATGTTCAAGGTGGAAATCCTAA